One genomic segment of [Phormidium] sp. ETS-05 includes these proteins:
- a CDS encoding universal stress protein, translating into MIKTILVAVDGSNLSEQVIATVENIKLDSQSKIILTYVIANEGAEVEVRADRPHNYGEEMPYKMIEKQLQEYQKRLPCESQIEIVSGDPAVEIIRTANIYQADLIVVGSRGLTGMKRILQGSVSSMVVADAECSVMVVKPHR; encoded by the coding sequence GTGATTAAGACTATTCTAGTAGCTGTTGATGGCTCCAATTTGTCAGAGCAAGTGATTGCCACAGTAGAAAATATTAAACTCGATTCGCAAAGCAAAATCATCCTGACTTATGTGATTGCTAACGAGGGGGCGGAGGTGGAGGTACGAGCGGATAGACCTCACAATTATGGGGAGGAAATGCCTTACAAAATGATAGAAAAACAACTCCAAGAATACCAGAAGCGCCTACCTTGTGAGAGTCAAATTGAGATTGTTTCTGGAGACCCTGCGGTAGAAATCATCCGGACTGCCAATATCTACCAAGCTGACCTGATTGTTGTGGGTAGCCGGGGTTTAACAGGGATGAAACGGATTTTGCAGGGGAGCGTCAGCAGTATGGTGGTGGCAGATGCAGAATGTTCGGTGATGGTGGTGAAACCTCACCGTTGA
- the hisD gene encoding histidinol dehydrogenase: MLRIITGRGSAQAELARICERTNDKEVVHKEATVREVLQAVQRQGDRALLHYTAEFDRLSLSSDQLRVSGAELDAAYQQVSKELLDAIRLARQKIEAFHRQRVPKSWVHFEGDEVVLGQRYNPVDRAGLYVPGGRAAYPSTVLMNAIPAKVAGVPGICICTPPGSDKSISPAVLVAAVEVGVEEIYRVGGAQAIAAMAYGTETIPKVDVISGPGNIYVTLAKKLVYGTVGIDSLAGPSEVLIIADSTANPVHVAADMLAQAEHDPMAAAILITTDEYLAGKVVEAVAVQLEDHPRRTLTEKAIANYGVVIIADSLEIAAELSNSFAPEHLELEVTQPWDLLPLIRHAGAIFLGNSTPEAVGDYLAGPNHTLPTSGTARYASPLGVETFMKHSSIIQYSPTALGQVAGAIDVLAKAEGLPSHADSVRWRVYGQDV; encoded by the coding sequence ATGCTGCGAATCATAACTGGGCGAGGCTCGGCACAAGCCGAACTGGCGCGGATCTGCGAACGTACCAATGATAAAGAAGTTGTTCACAAGGAAGCAACGGTAAGGGAAGTGCTGCAAGCAGTGCAGCGCCAGGGCGATCGGGCGCTGCTGCACTATACGGCTGAATTTGACAGGCTTTCTCTGAGTAGCGACCAGTTGCGGGTGAGCGGAGCTGAGTTGGACGCCGCGTATCAGCAGGTTTCTAAGGAATTGCTGGATGCGATTCGACTGGCCCGCCAAAAGATTGAAGCCTTTCACCGACAGCGGGTTCCCAAGTCGTGGGTACATTTTGAGGGTGATGAGGTGGTTCTCGGTCAGCGCTACAATCCGGTGGACCGCGCCGGACTGTATGTGCCGGGAGGACGAGCTGCCTATCCCAGTACGGTGTTGATGAATGCCATTCCGGCTAAGGTGGCGGGGGTGCCCGGTATTTGTATTTGTACGCCCCCTGGTAGCGATAAAAGTATTTCGCCTGCGGTCCTGGTAGCGGCGGTGGAAGTGGGGGTGGAGGAAATATACCGGGTTGGTGGGGCGCAGGCGATCGCGGCGATGGCTTATGGTACGGAAACTATCCCGAAAGTGGATGTCATCTCTGGACCTGGCAATATCTATGTGACTTTGGCGAAAAAGCTGGTTTATGGCACTGTGGGTATTGACTCTCTGGCCGGACCTAGTGAAGTGCTGATTATTGCTGATAGCACTGCCAACCCTGTACATGTGGCGGCGGATATGCTGGCACAAGCAGAACATGACCCGATGGCGGCGGCGATTCTCATTACTACGGATGAGTATCTAGCTGGGAAAGTGGTGGAGGCGGTGGCGGTGCAGTTGGAAGATCACCCCCGCCGCACCCTGACGGAAAAGGCGATCGCTAATTATGGTGTGGTCATTATCGCTGATTCTTTGGAAATCGCGGCGGAGCTTAGCAATAGTTTCGCCCCAGAACACTTGGAATTAGAAGTGACACAGCCGTGGGATTTGTTGCCGCTGATCCGTCATGCGGGGGCGATTTTCTTGGGCAACTCTACCCCAGAAGCTGTGGGAGATTATCTGGCCGGACCTAACCATACGTTGCCTACTTCAGGGACGGCTCGCTATGCTTCGCCGCTTGGGGTGGAAACTTTTATGAAACACTCTAGTATCATCCAATATTCTCCCACCGCTCTCGGGCAGGTGGCTGGTGCGATCGATGTTTTGGCAAAAGCAGAAGGTCTCCCATCTCACGCGGATTCTGTGCGATGGCGCGTATATGGTCAAGATGTCTAA
- the rpsT gene encoding 30S ribosomal protein S20: protein MANIKSAIKRVQVAERNRLRNKSYKSAVKTLMKKCFSVIDSLGSNPTSELKQEADQAMSAAYSKIDKAVKKGVLHPNNGARKKSSLARALKSATTPTQA, encoded by the coding sequence GTGGCAAATATCAAGTCTGCGATCAAGCGCGTCCAAGTAGCCGAGCGTAACCGTTTGCGCAATAAGTCTTACAAGTCGGCGGTGAAAACCCTGATGAAGAAGTGCTTCAGCGTCATTGATAGTTTGGGATCCAATCCCACCAGTGAATTGAAGCAAGAAGCCGATCAAGCGATGAGCGCCGCTTACAGCAAAATCGACAAAGCAGTAAAAAAAGGGGTTTTACACCCTAACAACGGCGCCCGCAAAAAATCTAGTCTCGCTAGAGCCTTAAAGAGCGCTACAACCCCTACCCAAGCCTAA
- a CDS encoding TatD family hydrolase, translating into MELIDTHVHINFDQFDEDIDAVALSWRSAGVVQLVHSCCHPKEFGSIRALAERFPELSVAVGMHPLEAAEWTEESATEIRQLATSPKVVAIGETGLDFYKAENHRQQQAAFESQLLLASELNLAVIVHCRDAARLTAEMLRSFQRQGSQPLRGVMHCWGGTPEETKWFLDLGFYISFSGIVTFKNAHQVQASAKMVPSDRITLETDCPFLAPVPRRGKRNEPAYVRYVADCVAELRTVPKATLAAQTTKNARECFWPFQI; encoded by the coding sequence ATTGAATTGATTGATACCCATGTGCATATCAATTTTGACCAGTTCGATGAAGACATCGACGCTGTAGCACTGTCTTGGCGGTCAGCCGGAGTGGTACAGCTAGTTCACTCATGCTGTCATCCCAAAGAATTTGGTAGTATTAGGGCTCTCGCCGAAAGGTTTCCCGAGTTGTCAGTGGCAGTAGGGATGCACCCCCTCGAAGCCGCAGAGTGGACAGAAGAATCAGCAACGGAAATCAGACAGTTGGCGACATCACCAAAAGTGGTGGCGATCGGAGAAACCGGGCTGGATTTTTACAAAGCCGAAAACCACCGGCAGCAACAAGCAGCCTTTGAAAGCCAACTGCTCCTAGCATCGGAATTGAACTTAGCGGTAATTGTCCATTGCCGAGATGCAGCACGACTCACCGCAGAAATGCTCCGATCATTCCAGCGACAAGGCTCTCAACCGTTACGGGGAGTAATGCACTGCTGGGGGGGAACGCCAGAAGAAACCAAATGGTTTTTGGATCTGGGTTTTTATATCAGTTTTAGCGGCATTGTCACTTTCAAAAACGCCCATCAGGTGCAAGCCTCTGCTAAGATGGTGCCTAGCGATCGCATAACTCTAGAAACCGATTGTCCCTTCTTGGCACCAGTGCCCAGACGCGGCAAGCGCAACGAACCCGCATACGTCCGCTACGTTGCCGATTGTGTAGCAGAACTCCGCACCGTCCCAAAAGCAACTCTAGCCGCCCAAACAACAAAGAATGCCAGGGAATGTTTTTGGCCTTTTCAAATCTAA